Part of the bacterium genome is shown below.
CCAGGTTTAAATCCGGCAATTCGTGGATGTGTGTTGCGGGCAATGGATTTCGGCTGGGAAGTAGTGGGAATTAATGAGGGCTGGAAGGGATTGATTGAGGGTTTGACTGAGTCCTTGGAAATTTCCCAAGTGGAAGATTTAATGAATAAAGGAGGGACAATACTGGGCACTTCCCGGACCAGTCCCTATAAGGTAGAGAAGGGCGTGGAAAGATGTTTGCAGAATATAAGAAAACTTAGGATTGAGGCAATAGTTGCTATGGGTGGCGAAGATACTTTAGGAATAGCCAATAAACTATATAAGGAACACAAGATGAAAGTTGTTGGTGTCCCAAAAACTATGGACAATGACCTTTCATCCACAGATTACACTTTTGGTTTCGATACCTCGGTTACTCTGGCGATGAATGCTTTGGAAGTTTTAAAAGATACTGGAAAATCACATAGAAGGATTATGGTTTTAGAGGTAATGGGCAGGCACGCTGGCTGGGTGGCGCTGTTTACAGCCATTGGCGGTGGTGCAGACTGGGTTCTGCTTCCTGAGGAAAAAGCGGATATAGATTCGATGTGCAAACATTTGAAAAGAGTTTATGAAAGGAAAAAGATAGCCACAGTAGTAGTTTCTGAAGGTATCGAAGTTCCCGTAGAGAAAATAAGTAAAGAAAAACTGGATCAGTTTGGCCATATGCTTTTGAAAGAGAGAGGGGTGGGAGAAGGTATTGCTAGAGTTATAAGGGATAGACTGGGAGTTGATACCAGGGTAAGCGTTATCGGTCATATGCAGAGGGGAGGAGCTCCCACTCTATTCGACCGAATGCTGGGAGTGAGGGCTGGTGTAAAAGCAGTGGAACTGATTAAAGAAGGAAAGTTTGGTCAGATGGTCTCCTTACGGGGAACAGAGATGGTGGGGGTTAGTTTAGAAGAAGCTGTGGGTAAGTTAAAGACTGTTTCCCCTGAGTGGATCGACTTCGCCCATACCCTTTTTAAATAGAAATATTAAAAGATAATTTGTTCATCGTTAAGGAATTTCTTAACGTAGAGAGATTTGGAGTCCTCCCGAAAGGGAGGTAGGTAGTTATCCTTGCTTTCGCAAGGACTCCATATAACAGACTATCTTTTAAGAAGCGACTACGGTGATTAAATCGTTTACAGGAATAAGGAAAAATGAGAATTTCTTATAATTGGTTAAAGGAGTATGTAGATTTTTCCCTGTCTCCTCCAGAACTGGCTAAATGTCTCACCATGGCAGGTCTGGAAGTGAGCAATATTCTCTATTTGGGGTCAGAGGTGGAGAACGTGGTGGTTGGTGAAATTCTTTTCCTGAAGCCTCTTCCCCAGGCAGATAAATTAAGCCTCTGCCAGGTTTCCGATGGGAAGCAGATTTTTTCTATAGTTTGTGGAGCAAGGAACATAAAGGTTAAGAATTTAGTTCCTCTTGCCAGGGTGGGAGCTAAACTTCCTGGTGGGAGAAGAATAAGTAAGGCGAAAATAAAAGGGCAGACTTCTTACGGAATGCTCTGTTCTGAGAAAGAATTGGGGGTTGGAGAAGATGCCAGTGGCATTCATATTCTTCCCCCTGGTTGTAAACTGGGTGAGGATATTAAGAAGACGTTAACGTTGGAAGAAATAGTGCTGGAGGTAGAACTGACTACCAATCGCTCCGATTGTGCCAGTATATTTGGGATAGCTCGTGAGGTTTCCGCTATTTTGGGTGGGAATTTAAAGCCACCCAGGATTGAATTGAAGGAAAACGGAACTTCTGTTTCTGACTTAGCGAAAGTGGAGATTCTCGCTCCCCAGGCATGCAGGCGTTATACCGCCAGAATTATTCGCGACCTGAAAGTGGGTTCTTCTCCTTCCTGGTTAGTCAGGAAATTGGAGACAGTAGGGCTTAGAGCGATTAATAATGTGGTGGATGTTACCAATTATGTGCTAATTGAACTTGGCCATCCTCTTCACGCCTTCGATTATGATAAATTGGCTGAGCATAAAATTCTTGTGCGTTTTGCTACTCCTGGCGAGAAGCTATTGACTTTGGATAATGAACAGAGAAAATTGACGGAAAAGAATTTACTTATTGCTGATGCCGAGCGGCCGGTTGCTTTAGCAGGGATAATAGGAGGGACGGAGACGAGCGTTGACCAATCTACCAGAAATGTGCTTTTGGAAAGCGCTTATTTTGTTCCTCAAGTAGTAAGAAGTACAGTCCGGCAGTTGGGGATTGATACAGAATCGTCTTATCGTTTTGAACGTGGCGTTGATGTGGAAAATGTCCTTATCGCCTCCAATCGAGCTTGCCAGTTAATCCAGGAACTCGCCGGAGGAAAAGTTGCTTCTGGAGTAATCGATGTCTACCCTCAGCCTTTCTCTCCAGTAGAGATAGAGTTTTCCCCGGAAGAGACCAACCATATCCTGGGTTCTAATATTTTCCCCAAAGAAATGAGTGAAATTTTGACCCGTCTGCGATTTAACATTTCCCAGAAAGAGGGGGAGAAGCACCTGTGGGTCAGAGTGCCTTCCTATCGAAACGACATCTCTCGCCCCATCGACCTGGTAGAAGAGATTGCCCGACTATATGGATATGATAAGATTCCCTCAGGAATGCCGAAAATAGAGATCAGTGATTCGGTTGATGATAAAGTTTTGATGTTAGAGGACTTTGTAAAAGAGGTTTTAACCAGGTTAGGATTATGCGAAGTTGTCAGCCGTTCTCTGGTTAGTCCAGAATATTATAATGAACTGGACATTGCTATCCCCACAGGGCTTAAAGGAACTGTGGAGATTACCAATCCCTTATCTCGGGAACAGAGTCTTTTACGCACTTCCCTTCTCCCGTGTCTTCTATCGGTCCTGAAATGGAATCTAAACCACGGGGTCCCTGATATGAAAATATTCGAAATAGGTCGGGTCTTCTTTCCTGGAAAGGGCATACCAGAAGAGAAAAGGATTTTGGCAGGTGTCCTGGTTGGTACTCAGGAGGAGCGATACTGGGAAGACTCTTCAAAAGCTATCGATTTTTACTATGTTAAAGGGATTGTGGACTCCCTGTTAGGAGAACTGGGCATTTATCCTCAACGTCGTGGAGAATCTGGGATAGAGAAAAGCAGCCATTTTCTTCTGGAAGAGGGAATTTCCAATAAGATAATGGTAGACAATGAACATCTGGGAGATTTTGGCGAATTAGCTAATAAGGTCTTCCGCAAAATGGAATTCAGAGATAAGGCATACATTTTTGAGTTAGATTTTGACAAAATGTGTAGACTTATCGAGATTAAGAAAAAGTATAAGAGAATGTCGAGGTTTCCCTGGGTTTCCAGGGATATTGCTTTGGTAGCTCCCCAGGGCTTGACATTTGGAGAGATTTGTGTTAAAATTAAGAAGGTTGGAGGTGAGCTCGTTCAAGACGTAAAACTTTTCGATGTCTATTTTGGTAAACAGATTGAGCCGGGGAAGAGGGGCTTGGCCTGTAAAATTATTTATCAATCCATGGAAAAGACCTTGAGGGATGAACAGGTAAATAGTTTACATATGAGAATAGTGGAAGAGTTGGAAAGAGATTTAAAAGTAAAAGTGAGAAAACAAGACTCACTTGTGAAATAAAGGAAAATGAGAGAATACAATACTGTCAAGAAAAAGATAGAGGAGGTTGTTCTATTAATTAATTCGCTGAAACAGGAAAGGGTAAAGTTACTGGAGAGGATTGAAAAGCAAAAAGAAGATATTAAATCTATGGAAGGAGAGAATAGAATAGCAAAGAAAATAGTCGCACAAGTCGAACACCTGGGAAAGGGAAAAAAAGAAGTTAGGGAAAGACTCCGGATTTTGCTTGATCGGTTAGATAAAATGAAAGTATAGTCCTGGCATAGGGAAGAGGGTTCTATGCTTGAAAAAGATGGCGATAAGATTCCAATAAGGATATATAACCGAGAATTTGTAATTGAAGGGGGTAATTGGGACCCCTTGTACATTTCGGCTTTAGCAAAATATGTTGATGAACAGATGAACAGAATAGCTAACACATCAAACATTGTAGATACAAGCCGAGTAGCAGTTTTAGCTGCTTTAAATATTGCTGATGAATTGTTTAGATTGAGAGAGAGCAAGGATACCAGTGGCCAGGAAATATCAAAAAGATCTGAAGAGTTAATCAAGCTGCTCGATCAAGCATTAAAAAGATAGTTTCTATATTATTTAAAATATAGCAGGCTTTTATTGTCCCTGCGATGTTCGTGATGTGTTGACTATTTTAAGCCGACAAGTGTAGATTAGGGAATCCGGAGTTTCTGGTAATCGTGGTTATCAGAACAGGATACCCACTTTAAGTTGGTGCTTTAAAACAGTCAGACACACGGCAGAGCGGGGACTTTTTTTAACAAAAAAGGGGCCAGAGTCATTTTTTTGCGGGGCTACTCTTGAATACGCCCCGATAAATCGGGGCTAATCCACGCTCCGATAAATTGGGGCCAATCCCAATCCACGCCCCGATAAATTGGGGCTAATCCTGAATTCAAAAATGGAACTTTTTGCCAAAGAGAAATCGGAAGCCATTAGAGATATGCCCTTAGCTTTGAGGATGTCCCCCAAGAGACTTTCCCAGTTTGTAGGGCAAGAGCACATTTTAGGCAAGGGTAAACTGCTCCGGCGAGCTATTGAGGCGGATAGAATTGTATCTCTCATCTTCTATGGTCCGCCAGGCTGTGGTAAATCGGCACTTGCCAGAATAATCGCTGAACGGACGAAAGCACACTTTGAGGAGTTAAATGCGGTGACTTCCGGGGTCGCTGATTTAAGAAAGATAATTGAGAGAGCCTGGCAAAAGAGAAAGTTTTCGGGTCAGAAGACAATTCTACTAATCGATGAGCTTCACCATTTTAACCGAAGCCAGCAAGATGGACTCCTGCCAGATGTAGAGAAGGGGATAGTTACCCTGATCGGCATTACTACCGAGAACCCTTATTTTTATATTAATTCCAGGTTACTCTCCCGTTCCCAGATTTTCGAATTTAAACCTTTGAATAATGAAGAGCTAAAAGTTATTTTGAAAAGGGCAATTGAAGATAAAGAAAACGGCTTGGGCAAGAAGAGAATAAACATTGTTCCTGAGGCACTAAAGCATCTGATAAAAACTTCTAACGGTGATGCTAGAAGAGCATTGAATGCACTGGAGGTAGGAGTGATGACCACAAAACCAAGCCGCAATGGAGAAATTAACTTTACCCTATCAGTTGCTGAAGAATCAATCCAGAAAAAGGCTGTGGTCTATGATAAGAAAGGGAATGAACATTATGACACGATATCTGCTTTTATTAAGAGCATGAGAGGCTCTGACCCGGATGCAACTTTATACTGGTTGGCAAAGATGATATATGCTGGTGAAGACCCACGATTTATTGCCAGAAGGATTGTGATCTGTGCCAGTGAAGATGTGGGCAATGCAGACCCACAAGCTCTGGTAGTAGCCAATGCGGCTCTGGAGGCCTGTGAATTTTTAGGAATGCCCGAAGCTAAGATACCCCTTGCCCAGGCGGCAATATATATTGCTTGTGCTCCCAAGTCTAATGCAGCCTATAAGGGAATAGATAAGGCTTTAGCCGATATAGAAGAGAAGAAGATTCTTAAGCCTCCAAAGTATTTAACTAAGGCTGGACAAAAAGATTATAAATATCCTCACAATTATGCAAAAGGATGGGTTGAGCAGGACTATTTACCCGTGAAACGTAAGTACTATTTTCCCACAGAAGAAGGCTATGAGGCAAAGATTAAAAAGAGGATGGAAGAATTGGAGTCCCGGATTGCTAAGGATTCTAAGTTTTCCCATAGGCAGAAACCAGACCATCCTATAGAAAAAGTGACTGGGAAAGGGAAAGGGGATAAAGATAGAACTTTTTAGAAAAATGGAGGAGAAAAAAAGAAAAATCAGGCAAGAATTCCTGAAGAAGAGAAATAACCTTTCCCGGGATGAAATAAAGTCTAAAAGCGAGAAAATCGAAAAGGAACTCTTTTCCTTACCTGAGTTCCAACGAGCAAAGACAGTTATGTTTTATGTATCTTTTCGTAGTGAAGTGGAAACAGAGAAAATGACAAGAAATGCGCTGAAATTGAAGAAAAAGATAGTAATACCTGTTGTGCATGGAGAAAAGATAGTGGTGTCCGAGATTAAAAATTTAAAAAAAGAACTCACCAAGGGAAGTTTTGGAATAAAAGAGCCGAAAAAAGAGTTCAGAAGGAGGGTGAATCAAAAAGAGATTGATCTTGTAGTTGTCCCTGGAGTAGTCTTTGATAAGAGTGGAGGTCGCCTGGGGTATGGGAGAGGATATTATGATCGATTTTTAAGAAGTAAATCGATAAGATCAAGGATGAGTCGCTACCGTCAATGTGCACTGATTGGACTTGCTTTCGATTTGCAGATTGCCAGGAAAATTCCTCTCGTAAAAAGAGATATGAAGGTTGATAAAATAGTTACTGAAAGCGGGATAGTAGATTGTAAGAACCGGCCATAAGTAAATTCCAATAGTCGCATTACCAAGTTCCTCGTATTTCCAGCAGGGATAACTTGAGTGTGGTAATTTTCCGTAGATTAAGGAAACCTTTGTGGAAGGGGGCGCCGGTCGCGACGAGTAAGGAGCGACGACCGAGCGAAACGAGGGAAAGGCGCGGGCGGAAGACGCTTGAGCGCCCCGGAGACAGAGAGTCCCCGATATGTAATATCGGGGAAGCACAGGCTGATTCACATAGGAGGGAAAAATGAATAGTCTAATCTTGATTGGTGCGGGTTGCCTTCTATTAGGAGTGTTGGCAGGATATATTTTAAGATTTATTTATGCAAGACTTCAGGCCTCGTCGGTTGAAGCACAATCGAAAAGGATAATCGATTCCGCCCAGCGAGAGGCGGAATCGGAAAAGAAAGAAGGCATCCTTGAGATAAAAGATGAAATGCACAAAGCAAGGATTAAATTTGAAGAGGAAACGCGAAGTCGACGAAAAGAGTTGGAAAGTCTGGAAAAGCGATTAGCACAGAAGGATGAAAATTTAGACCGTAAAGTTGATATCCTGGAGAGAAAAGAGAGAGAAATCAACAAGAAAGAGAGATATGTTTTAGGGAAAGAAAAACATTGGGAGGAGGAAGCAAAGAAGTTAGCGCAAGCAAAGGAGGAACAAAAAAGGGTATTGGAAAGGTTAGCCAGAATGACTCCGGAAGAAGCAAAGAAAGTTCTCCTGGCCAATATGGAGGAAGAGGCTAAGAAAGAAGCGACGACAATTATTAGACGGATGGAACAAGAGGCTATAGAGATCGGAACAATAAAAGCTAAAGGGATTTTAAGTCAGGCTATCCAGCGTTGTGTT
Proteins encoded:
- the pheT gene encoding phenylalanine--tRNA ligase subunit beta, with the protein product MRISYNWLKEYVDFSLSPPELAKCLTMAGLEVSNILYLGSEVENVVVGEILFLKPLPQADKLSLCQVSDGKQIFSIVCGARNIKVKNLVPLARVGAKLPGGRRISKAKIKGQTSYGMLCSEKELGVGEDASGIHILPPGCKLGEDIKKTLTLEEIVLEVELTTNRSDCASIFGIAREVSAILGGNLKPPRIELKENGTSVSDLAKVEILAPQACRRYTARIIRDLKVGSSPSWLVRKLETVGLRAINNVVDVTNYVLIELGHPLHAFDYDKLAEHKILVRFATPGEKLLTLDNEQRKLTEKNLLIADAERPVALAGIIGGTETSVDQSTRNVLLESAYFVPQVVRSTVRQLGIDTESSYRFERGVDVENVLIASNRACQLIQELAGGKVASGVIDVYPQPFSPVEIEFSPEETNHILGSNIFPKEMSEILTRLRFNISQKEGEKHLWVRVPSYRNDISRPIDLVEEIARLYGYDKIPSGMPKIEISDSVDDKVLMLEDFVKEVLTRLGLCEVVSRSLVSPEYYNELDIAIPTGLKGTVEITNPLSREQSLLRTSLLPCLLSVLKWNLNHGVPDMKIFEIGRVFFPGKGIPEEKRILAGVLVGTQEERYWEDSSKAIDFYYVKGIVDSLLGELGIYPQRRGESGIEKSSHFLLEEGISNKIMVDNEHLGDFGELANKVFRKMEFRDKAYIFELDFDKMCRLIEIKKKYKRMSRFPWVSRDIALVAPQGLTFGEICVKIKKVGGELVQDVKLFDVYFGKQIEPGKRGLACKIIYQSMEKTLRDEQVNSLHMRIVEELERDLKVKVRKQDSLVK
- a CDS encoding cell division protein ZapA, with protein sequence MLEKDGDKIPIRIYNREFVIEGGNWDPLYISALAKYVDEQMNRIANTSNIVDTSRVAVLAALNIADELFRLRESKDTSGQEISKRSEELIKLLDQALKR
- a CDS encoding ATP-dependent 6-phosphofructokinase, producing the protein PGLNPAIRGCVLRAMDFGWEVVGINEGWKGLIEGLTESLEISQVEDLMNKGGTILGTSRTSPYKVEKGVERCLQNIRKLRIEAIVAMGGEDTLGIANKLYKEHKMKVVGVPKTMDNDLSSTDYTFGFDTSVTLAMNALEVLKDTGKSHRRIMVLEVMGRHAGWVALFTAIGGGADWVLLPEEKADIDSMCKHLKRVYERKKIATVVVSEGIEVPVEKISKEKLDQFGHMLLKERGVGEGIARVIRDRLGVDTRVSVIGHMQRGGAPTLFDRMLGVRAGVKAVELIKEGKFGQMVSLRGTEMVGVSLEEAVGKLKTVSPEWIDFAHTLFK
- a CDS encoding 5-formyltetrahydrofolate cyclo-ligase, producing the protein MEEKKRKIRQEFLKKRNNLSRDEIKSKSEKIEKELFSLPEFQRAKTVMFYVSFRSEVETEKMTRNALKLKKKIVIPVVHGEKIVVSEIKNLKKELTKGSFGIKEPKKEFRRRVNQKEIDLVVVPGVVFDKSGGRLGYGRGYYDRFLRSKSIRSRMSRYRQCALIGLAFDLQIARKIPLVKRDMKVDKIVTESGIVDCKNRP
- a CDS encoding replication-associated recombination protein A, which encodes MELFAKEKSEAIRDMPLALRMSPKRLSQFVGQEHILGKGKLLRRAIEADRIVSLIFYGPPGCGKSALARIIAERTKAHFEELNAVTSGVADLRKIIERAWQKRKFSGQKTILLIDELHHFNRSQQDGLLPDVEKGIVTLIGITTENPYFYINSRLLSRSQIFEFKPLNNEELKVILKRAIEDKENGLGKKRINIVPEALKHLIKTSNGDARRALNALEVGVMTTKPSRNGEINFTLSVAEESIQKKAVVYDKKGNEHYDTISAFIKSMRGSDPDATLYWLAKMIYAGEDPRFIARRIVICASEDVGNADPQALVVANAALEACEFLGMPEAKIPLAQAAIYIACAPKSNAAYKGIDKALADIEEKKILKPPKYLTKAGQKDYKYPHNYAKGWVEQDYLPVKRKYYFPTEEGYEAKIKKRMEELESRIAKDSKFSHRQKPDHPIEKVTGKGKGDKDRTF